TTGCTCTTTTACTCATTACTTTCAAATTAATGTAAGTGGTTGTGTGGAAGAACACTTTCTAGCTTTGTGAATTGAATAACTAGCAAGCATACACTGGACTCTCTTCTCTAACCGCTGGTTCTTTACCAAGCTTAGGTTCTGAGAAGGGGAGGATTTTCCCCCTTTGCTTTCTTTATACATCGTTGCTTATTTTGATAGGACTTGAGCAGAATGGTTATCTATGTAGAAGTTATTTAAATCATTTCCCTACTCTGCTCGGCTTTGCTCGTGAATAATTTTAAGTTTGCTTTGTAGTATAAACATTTGggttccgtttggattagctgtttttggggttgtttttcaaaaacagcattgtagcatttcgtttttaaaatacaagttcgtttggattagttgtttttggagttatttttcaaaaactatatgaaaaacttttactgtagatgttttttggattatttatagaggtatttttaaaacatatttttgagtatttttataatttataacttttatatttatatacatttatgcatttataatacatttataaataaatatatttatatatttatataaaaaatatataaatgcattatattatatataatacataatataaatatatttataaatgtataagtgtatattattataaatgtataaattataaatgaaaagtatataaatgtataaattaatatattataaatatatattaatattatgtataaatgtattaatataattaatataaatgtataaatctattaatattatgtataaatgtaaaattaatattatgtatattaatataaatgtataaatgtattatattatatataatacataatataaatgtatattataaatatgcattaatatatatattacgTTTAAATGTACATCtacataaatgtataatatatattatatattatattatattatatataatttatataatatataatatttgtataaatatataaaaaaatattttttaaataaaataaaatatttataatatgtataaataaataaataaatatttaatatttaatatttaatatatataatatacattaatattaattataaatattataatattataaatatggtgtttatataatatttcaatttgtaatatttattgtatatttcattatataaatatttatacaatatataatttataaatatattatatataattttcaatttgtgtAATATACcatatattgtatatatataatataatatacataatataatatattacacataatatacattattacattattacatattatgtatattatatattatacataacattattatacattattatacacgataatgtacataataatattatacattaataatgtatatattataatataatgtacataacatattatgtataaatatttatacatttatgtatacaatattacatattatgtatattatgtataatattaatgtatataaatagTACTACATTCCCACTTTTTTCTTTATCATTTCCTGAAAATTGTCATCATGCTCGTTTGGCTTGTGGGCTGAATTCCTATTACCTATTTTAGTACGCGAATTATTAGGATTCATTTGAATAGGCATTTCTCTCTCCAGTTAGTACTCTCTCTATATTATTGTTGATAGTCTTAACCGTATTACGGGGAAATAGTCATTGTACCCATAGTCCTGTGTTAATACTACTATTGTGTTTCCCTTCTTTGTGCATGATTCATGAAAGTGGTTTGATTggctaaaaaaaaagtttatacTCTCTCTTGGTAGCCCTCAAATGACATTTACATATCTCAGTACAGGCACCTTCTACAACTCGCATTGACTGATGCCTGCATTTCTGGCAATATGGAACCGTAACCCATCCTGCACTTAGGAGTGCTTCTATTTTTACATGTTTTGTGGTCCTGAAGTTGAATTATACCCCAAGAAGGAGCATCTTTTTTTGTcagtttcttgatttcttgagaCAACATGCTCTGCTCTATACTGACCTTGATGTTGAATTGGTTTAGGCAGAACTTTTGTCTAGTGGGGTAGATTTTGAGATTCTGGCTCTGGATTTGAAATTGTTTGGTCTTGATCCTTGTGAACGAGCCTACTGGTATCGTGGTTGCACACTTTCTAAAACTGCTTAATCCTTGACCAGCTCATGTTTGATATGTTGAGATCAGGTTGTTGGAGGATGGCCATTGATGGCTGTTATCCAAGGAGGAGCGTGCTTCATTCTAGCGTAGCAACTTTGAGTAACTCATTGGGTTTTTGAATGTACAAATGCTATATCAAGTTTCCTTGCCTGTACTTTCATTACCCCAAGGTGTTTTCTTTTATATAGATAGGCTGTGTCCCTTTGATTTCCTGCAGTTTTCTCTAAGCAGTTGTCTTGTCTTCAAGTGCTTGTATGGGTACTAAAATTAGTGAGTTGGGCGTCTTAACTTTATATAACTACATTCACTTCCCCGATAATTTTATGGACTAAAAGTATCAACTTTTCAGTAGCCAGATATCCCATATAGAATGGACTAAAGCTTGTTTTTGTATATAAACCGTAGTTCAACACTAGAATCCCAGAAATAGTCATGATCTACTGCTTGTTTGCATTCTGCCTTTGAATCTTGTTCTATTCTTGGAATACCATCTTCACCTGTTTCTTGTCATCAGCTTGCTTATACTCCTTCGAATTATTATATATGTCACATTTTTGCAGAGCTGAAACTACAAAGTTTCCCGGAAAATAGACCTGATTTAAAAAGAGAATGTTAATGCCCACTGGAAAAAGGATAAAATTAAGTTCAAGTCCAGGTAAGCCACTGCTTTGTGACTTAACCATCCTTATCGGTTTATCTTCCATTTTGAATTTATGTAGTTAACTCTTGTTAAATGCTTGTTCTGTTCCTTATTTCCTCAGAATCCCCATCAAGTGTGACTAGTTCGGTTATCGCAAAGTCTTGTTGTGACTCAAAAGACTTTGAAGAAAGCCTAATCAACTACTTTGAGGTGTGCCCATAAATTCTCACCTGACCTCTTATACGATCAAAATGATAGCAACTTTGttgtttcctttttattttgcaTCTTGTGACTATTGAGTTTCATCATTCTTGTCCTCAATCATAGATGTCTGAAAAGAAGCACTGGGAAGACTGGGAAGAGGAGATGTACATCCGAACGTATGTTGAATGGCAGAAAGATGGAAGGTGGGAGGCAACTCAGACCACCTTGGCAAATCACACCGCAATGGCTGCCTACTTGACTCAAGAATTGGGGGTTATTTGCACTGGAACTCAATCCCAGTCCAAGTTCTATTGTGTGGTCGAGAAATGGAGACTTTTCACATACCCCCGAAGTGATTCTGCCAAGCCAGAGACGGGGATAGGATGGGACGAGGAACACAGATGCTTTGTAGCCGGAAAAGAGCAATGGGGATATTTGTAAAAGACATGTTGTTCGACCTCTGGATTCTACtatatttgcaattaaatttgTACCTTTGTGCTTCGAAAGAGCTAATATGCCTTGTCGTATTACACATTTTGGTTTAGTTGAAGTGTGTGtttgttcttcattttgttcATATCAGATTCAGTTTGGTGTCCTGTGTTAATGGTTTCAGTGCCATTAAGACAGGTTTTTTTGGAAAGTGTGTATTTGCTTCGAAATACTACGCCGTTTGAAATTCATTGGTCTTAACCTTGGAGTGATATGTTATTACTTATTCAATCCAGTAGGTTATCAGTTTCTCACATTAAAATGAGGACTTCCTCACTTAGGCAGAACGTTTGTGTTGCGAGTTGTGACACTTGGTTAGACGTAGTTGAAGTTGTATATCAATAGCGATATTCCATTTGCATCTTCGATCTTCTGGGCAATAAGTAGGGGACCTCACACTATCAGTTCTTTAACCCTTTATGCAATGAGAACCTCTAATTCTGTACCTACAAGAGAAAAGGTGTGTGATAGAATGGAAGAATGTCAGATTTTTATTGCTACTACATGGGAAACGTTTATTATTTATTACTTGTCTTTGTGACCTCCGTGCCACTGCACATAAACAAGAGTAACATTTAATGGCTTGTGATAGACTAAGTATGTGCATGGTTGTATTCAGTAACCAGGAATTTATATAGCAAACACCGGCATAAGCTAGATTCCTTCAACATTGTGGACTGCTGTTTACTTCTGTTGTTAGCAGTTATGGCATTTTAATAAACTGTCTTTTCTTTGTTATGGTTTCTCTTAGCAAGTGTTATGGCTTCTGTTACCAAGAGTAATGGCTTCTGTTAGCAAGTGTTATGGTAATTTACTGAACTATCTTTTCTTTGTTGTTTGTCTAATAGCTGGACAAAAGCTATGTGGACTTCCAGCACCTAAATAGTGCTGATTTGATGATCCTATGGGATGAGGTGATGGACGGCAAATATGCCACAGGCATCCGTGCTCAATCTTCGGCCCAATATGTACCACAATTTGTGCCTCCTCGTGTCCGTAGACCTAGGGGTGATTCGACCCTCAAAGGCAAATGAGTTGCCTCCAGTTCTGTCATCAACCCAGCAGATTCTAAGAGCACATCGGACGATACTGGCAGCCCAATTATGTGTAATCCCGGCAAACGACCGTTGGGTAGTGCTCCACAAAGTTCAGAGAATGAAAGCTCAAAAGGAACCAAGTCCCGAAGGTCGGGTTCGGAGAACTACCAAGAGGCACTGAGCAACTTCAATAGATTTTCTTCGATTGCATGTTCCGAAAGAGAATCGAAGGAGAAATATTCAATTGAGGTTGCCAAGAAAGCAGTTGAGGGGCTGTCGTTGGACGATACTGTGCGCATGTATGTCTTGAAAGAATTGTTGGAACTGGAGTTCCGGGCTTTATTTATTAGCTTTAGTGAGAGTGCGCAGATGACATGGATTGAGTTGTTCATCGTGCCGAAGATCCTCGGGAAGTAGGGGACCTCAATCGCCTGGGAGTTACTCTGATGTGTTTTTGCTATTCCTCTATTATTGCTAATTTCGGACAGTTGGTTTCCATTTGCATCTTCATTATATGTTGCAGTGACAAGTGGTGGAATTTTATGAAGCTTTGACCACCAGATTCCTTGTGTGGTCATTTGTGTCATTTCGAGACTTAAATTGCAGAGCTGGTTATGTACACTAAGTATACATAAAGTTTCAATAGTGTTTAAGCAAGATGCCACCTTTTCTTAACTATTGTTAGCAGCTAATAACAGGTTCAGTTATTTATTGAGTGAGCTATTTTATATAAATGTCTTAGTTGGATTCAACGTGCATATGGCTATATGTTGGACATTAGCTTACTCTGCAATTAGTTGGAAACTGCCCATGTTAACTTCCTGCATAGCTAGTTTATAACTTGCTACTTGAGCCCCTCTAAATTTTCCCCTGTTTGGAGGTACCATTCTTATTATTTGCATGTATTTGTAGTTCTCACGACCCAGCTGCATTTACTTATTCCATGGTGTAGTTCGAAAGTAGGCAATTCATATGCTCAGTACATGCTAGTGACCGAGCAACTCATTTGGCTACCGTCTTTCTGTCTGTTCCCTTTTATGCTATTACAAATTTTTCCATTTAACCATTTGCATTTCCCAATGTTTAATTACCAGCTATTTCTTTTAGTTCTGTCATGTGCAATTCCATTCTGTGAAATGCGAACCCCCCTTATCCTTAGAAATTGGAGTTCTATGCCATTATCAGTGACTACTACGAGTGCAATTTATGAATCTTGACAGACCCTAAAAATAACAATTGCAAAGTTTCTGTATTGAAAGTTGTATGTTTTACATGGCATTTGATACagtgtaaaaaaaataaagtagtGTGCTTTCAGTTGTTATTTACATTTATATACAGgagtttctttttattttaagagTTACTTAATTATTTGAATTGGTTTAGTGTACCACCGCATGTGAATTGTACGACTGCAATGTCTTAGTTGTAATTATTTTCTAGTACTTGAGTAGCTAGTAATGAACCCAACTTCCATTATCAAATAAATGATTTAAAGCAAATTAAGTGACATGTTTtgctaaaaaacaaaaaatagtttGTAGTAAAAATCCCGGGAAATTTCCAGTTTGCAAATTAACGCCAAATGCCTTCTACCAAAACTTGAATAGGCAAATTTCACACTATAAATTGCCAGCAAATAAATCCCGGGAAATTAAATCCCGGGCAATTTAAATTactataaattatatattttgcaACCTTTATAAAAAATTGtgccaaaaaaataaacaatttCCGAAATTAATTATCAGTATAGATCAGttgaaattaaattaatttataaatattagGCTTCCTCACTTAAGCATTAACTACCAAATTAACTGAAATCTTTTGATTACGGGAATTGCAAATTACTTTCATTAATTTTTGTCATAAATGTTTGacataaaaactaaaattagcCTTTCATTTAATTGCTGAAAGTAACTTTTTAATAACAATTTAATACTCTGCATCTATTTTCCAATCGCGGGTTTGTGAAAATCGAATAAAAAACATTCCATTAGTTTCACGCTGAGTCCAAAGAAGCAAAACAAGTAACTGTTCCTTATTTTCAAAAGGCCTTATCAATCATCTTGGACATTAGCTTTTCGTGCATGAATGTATCTGGACGGCAAACTAGAACACAGTTCTGCAATAAATTGCTGTTGGAATCATTAAAGAAATCAACGAAGAAGAGGTTGCTTCATGCAGCATCACTGGAGGATTCAACAGGAAGAAAAGTCATGCGTGCTATCTTAACATCTCCTCATaaacacataatccaaaatATGCTCTGCAGATTTCTTGGGTCCTACTACATACATATAGTCCTGTGTTTGTCAACAAAGTGGGATGAGAGGTGCGGACACATCTAGGCAATTCAACAGTAGGATGATTTTACCTCATGCATGTATAGTCGATAACCTTTGTCTCAAATCACCGAAAGTGAGCAGGCCCACTACCATGCCTGCAATAATTAGAGCAAATATACAGGGGATTCCAAGGAAGGCACAAGTACTATGAATAGATTAGGCATCTCTTTCTCTGTTAGACATGGGAAACTAGTACAGCTTCACAGGGGACGACAAATTTCTATGCAGGCCTCCGACTAAAGCTTCCAACCTACTAACTCAACCCTATATATATACCCTAACATCAATGCTGATTCACACCACCTTTAGTTCACAACATCTCCTGCAAAACTTTACAAGGCCATCCAAGTTTcttagtttttcaaaagaagtgCGGACCCATTCACGCCCACCGTTACTGAAACCACATAAGGAGTGGGTTTATCAGTTTTTCCCTTCCCCAGCAAACAACGGACTACACCCACTACAGCTAACATAAAGCCCTGTCGTGGCTTAACGCTCTTCCTCACACCATTGTCCGGCCTTCGATTTTTTCTTGCATTCATATGCTCTATTTCCACAGTCCTGACAATTGCAACTGATTTCACTCTACATTTTAATTAAGTAATAACACTTTATTATATGATTACAGGATTTTAGCTACTTTTCATGCATGGCAAACTTCAATCCGTATTTCGCTTCCTCCTCTTCTGGCTCACGCTATGAAGAAGACGAAAAGGTTATTCTCAATGCTGCAGCTATGATACTTTTTTCACCGGAAGCGGAACATTACGATGGGTCTCTACTAAAAATACCTTGCCGCAATTCTGACATGCCTGGTTGGAAGTGGGTTCAAGAGCTAATAACAGGTCACCCACTACGCATTTTGGAGAATTGTCGAATCACAATAGACAATTTTATGCGGCTTTGTGATGTTCTAGTAGACAATAACTACGTACCTCAAAATCCACACAAGCATGTCTCGATCAAGGAATCGCTAGCCATGACTTTAGTTATGCTAAGTCATAGCACGCGAACTTGTGCAGTAGCTGAAAGATTTCAACATTCAACAGAAACCATCCATATAAATGTAGCGGAAGTGCTGTTGGGGTTATGTCGATTTGCACAAAGGATTATTAAACCAAAACAAAGTGACGAAGTACATACAAAAATAAGATATAGCACCAAGTATTATCCCTGGTTCAAAGTATTCGAATTTTTTCCGTGTGATATAACTTTtaattctttatttttggaaatagtcaaaagaaaattttctggaaaatgaaatttttggaaatagCCAAACTCCACAAATAAATTCATCATTCACACCCGCATTTCTTCACCACCCATTTATTGAGGTAAAACGAGGACTCAAAAGCAAAAAACTCCATTTGTTCATCTTGGTGCAACCCCACATCAGAAGCTACAATGATTCAATGCATATTTGAAATAGTCTGGACAGCTAACTTATTGGGGTATTATGGCCTTTTATAAACCATTTTTTGTATCTAAAATTTATGatccttttttttaataaatgcaGGACTGTGTAGGTGCTTTGGACGGCACACATGCGGTTCATATATGTCTATGCCGGATGGGAAGGCAGCGCACACGATGCACGGGTCCTAGAACATGCAATGAGAATGCACACCGATTTTCCATTTCCCCCCCAAGGTtataaaaaatttgatttttaataATATGCCTCACAGAAATTTTTTAGGAAGGGTAACTATTGAAGGTTCCCTGATGTCCTAAACTTCTTAATTTGCATGTAGGCAAGTCCTACCTCGTCGACGCGGCTTATAAGATGGTGCCCGGTTTTTTAGCACCATTCAAGGGAGGACGTAACGTAAGAGTTGGACAAGGACGTGGTCGAGGACAAGGGCCGAAAGAGCTGTTTAATACTCGTCACTCTCAATTTCGTAATGTAATTGAACAATCCTTCGGTGTCCTGAAGCAACGGTTTGTCTATTTAAGGGGTCCGGTTCCGTATTCATATATGCAAACGCAAATCGATGTCGTTATTGCATGTTGTGCACTACACAATTTTCTTAGGGAAAATCAGCCTTCGGATGATCACTTCATGATGTACGAGCAAGAGGACATGCTAATCGAAGGCGAATGTGGAGCTCCTCCATATCCACAAATTCAACCGTTGACGTCCCCACAAGAAATAGAAGAATGGAAGGGAATGAGAGAAGAAATGGCTAATTAAATGCATGCCGCGTCACGAAGGCGGAGACAGTAGGTGAATGAGAATAAAAAAATCTAATACCCACAGAGGTATTAGACGATGTGAGGGCCAAGGGTGGAGAAATATTCAATAGTGAGGGTTACAGTAGCTATAAACT
The Coffea arabica cultivar ET-39 chromosome 6c, Coffea Arabica ET-39 HiFi, whole genome shotgun sequence genome window above contains:
- the LOC140008128 gene encoding uncharacterized protein yields the protein MLMPTGKRIKLSSSPESPSSVTSSVIAKSCCDSKDFEESLINYFEMSEKKHWEDWEEEMYIRTYVEWQKDGRWEATQTTLANHTAMAAYLTQELGVICTGTQSQSKFYCVVEKWRLFTYPRSDSAKPETGIGWDEEHRCFVAGKEQWGYL